In the genome of Desulfofarcimen acetoxidans DSM 771, one region contains:
- a CDS encoding cobalt-precorrin 5A hydrolase — translation MKTAVVTVTREGSLLGQKLSAILKKYDNYQVDLYVPARYAELIPGSVPYEKPMSLLIKNIFSERQAIVMVMALGIVIRMIAPHIQSKLSDPAVVVLDEKGQHVISALSGHLGGANRLTSLLAAELGACPVITTATDVQNRPAIDLVAQEYNLIPEPQAMVKEVNSALVNGDQVTLYTDYRLNIKAMPNFAISAMKDFQYQLPAGNDRQVLLTNKVLPGLRNTLFLRPGNLVVGIGCRQGTEKNQIEKVLQQVLEQAGKSIYSIKCFATVDIRANEPGLTGLAADFKIPLLVFSREEIRQAYSKYPGVFQHSDFVQEKIGVGGVCEPVTLLACPQARLISPKTKQNGVTIAIAEDDWRWSGSVPEALNT, via the coding sequence GTGAAAACAGCAGTTGTTACTGTGACCAGAGAAGGATCACTGCTGGGGCAAAAGCTATCCGCAATTCTAAAAAAATATGACAATTACCAGGTTGATTTGTATGTGCCTGCCAGATATGCTGAGCTTATCCCCGGGTCTGTTCCTTATGAAAAACCCATGTCTCTCTTGATAAAAAATATATTCTCTGAAAGACAGGCTATAGTGATGGTTATGGCTTTGGGAATAGTAATCAGGATGATTGCTCCCCATATACAAAGCAAGCTAAGCGATCCGGCAGTTGTAGTTTTGGACGAGAAAGGGCAGCATGTGATTTCCGCCTTATCCGGTCATTTAGGTGGTGCCAATCGATTGACTTCTCTTTTGGCGGCAGAACTTGGTGCCTGTCCTGTTATTACAACAGCAACAGATGTGCAAAATCGACCCGCTATAGATCTTGTTGCTCAGGAGTATAATCTGATACCTGAGCCTCAGGCTATGGTTAAAGAGGTCAACTCAGCTTTAGTCAACGGGGATCAGGTGACTTTATATACAGATTACCGGCTAAATATAAAAGCAATGCCGAATTTTGCAATTTCCGCTATGAAGGATTTCCAATATCAGTTACCGGCGGGAAATGACCGCCAGGTTTTGTTGACTAACAAAGTCTTACCAGGTTTAAGAAATACTTTATTTTTGCGTCCCGGCAACTTGGTAGTGGGGATTGGTTGTCGCCAGGGGACAGAGAAAAACCAAATAGAAAAGGTTTTGCAACAGGTGCTGGAACAAGCAGGTAAAAGTATCTACAGTATAAAATGTTTTGCTACGGTAGATATACGGGCTAATGAACCTGGATTGACAGGTTTGGCTGCCGATTTTAAAATCCCTTTGCTGGTTTTTTCCCGCGAGGAAATCAGACAGGCATACAGTAAATATCCCGGTGTTTTTCAGCACTCTGATTTCGTTCAAGAAAAAATAGGAGTTGGTGGAGTATGCGAACCAGTGACCCTGCTGGCCTGTCCTCAGGCCAGGTTAATCAGTCCCAAGACGAAGCAAAACGGGGTGACCATAGCTATAGCCGAGGACGACTGGCGGTGGTCGGGCTCGGTCCCGGAAGCCCTGAACACATGA
- a CDS encoding cell wall hydrolase, with protein MFKLKKIFTCFLTVLLLVLSVAGAKSEELETARAENDRYTVQKGDTLYGIARRYNISLKELIRTNNITNTVIYPEELLVIPRKKFIYTSRGDIPRDELILLAKIIHAEARGECLDGKIAVGAVIINRLGSPYFPKTVRDVIWQSCNGVYQFSPVADGSINLDPDEQSILAAELAFTGQDPTNGALYFYNPCIARDRWIKSLPVLNRIGRHVFATQA; from the coding sequence ATGTTTAAGCTAAAAAAAATTTTTACATGCTTTCTTACGGTGTTGCTGCTGGTGTTGTCCGTAGCAGGGGCAAAGTCAGAAGAACTGGAGACGGCACGTGCGGAAAACGATCGCTATACCGTACAAAAGGGTGATACATTATACGGAATAGCGCGTCGTTACAATATTTCTTTAAAAGAATTAATTAGAACCAATAATATAACAAATACTGTGATCTATCCCGAAGAATTGCTGGTAATACCCAGGAAAAAGTTTATCTATACTTCAAGGGGAGATATACCGCGTGATGAATTAATCTTACTGGCTAAAATAATTCACGCGGAAGCCAGAGGAGAGTGTTTAGACGGAAAAATTGCTGTTGGAGCTGTAATTATCAACCGTTTGGGGAGTCCCTATTTTCCTAAAACAGTTCGTGATGTTATCTGGCAGAGTTGTAATGGTGTATACCAGTTTTCACCTGTGGCAGACGGTTCAATAAATCTTGATCCGGACGAACAGTCAATACTGGCAGCTGAGCTTGCTTTCACAGGCCAGGACCCTACAAACGGGGCACTATATTTTTATAATCCATGCATTGCCAGAGACAGGTGGATAAAAAGCCTGCCTGTGTTAAACCGAATAGGTCGGCATGTATTTGCCACACAAGCCTAG
- the cobK gene encoding precorrin-6A reductase: MILVLSGTGDGRSIIKDLVQKGYQVLAAAATAYGGQLLDETGAAETLGRPLSEPELLELIAGRGIKALVDVTHPYAEAVSEMAFKVCAEMNLPYIRFERQEIKLPEHPLIMHAADYLAAADKAVMLGESIFLTTGSKTLGIFLRAALLRKRRIIARVLPHPRVLQHCLDLGLTPADIVAMQGPFSKQMNIAMLRHYQANVLVTKNSGIVGGLPSKIEAALELQVPVIIVDRPRPVLSGAISSVDTLFQELEKHLQS; the protein is encoded by the coding sequence ATGATCCTTGTTCTGTCCGGTACAGGTGACGGCAGAAGTATTATTAAGGATTTGGTTCAAAAAGGTTACCAGGTATTGGCTGCTGCTGCTACAGCTTACGGGGGACAGCTATTAGATGAAACTGGAGCGGCGGAAACCCTAGGCCGCCCGCTAAGCGAACCGGAACTGCTGGAATTAATAGCCGGCAGGGGGATTAAAGCTCTGGTAGACGTAACTCATCCTTATGCGGAAGCGGTTTCCGAAATGGCATTTAAAGTATGTGCCGAGATGAATCTGCCATATATCAGATTTGAGAGGCAGGAAATAAAACTTCCTGAGCACCCATTGATAATGCATGCTGCTGACTACCTGGCTGCGGCTGATAAGGCTGTTATGCTCGGGGAGTCAATATTCTTAACTACCGGCAGTAAAACATTGGGTATTTTTTTACGTGCTGCTCTGCTCCGGAAAAGAAGAATCATAGCCAGAGTTTTGCCCCATCCCAGGGTACTGCAGCATTGTTTGGATTTGGGTTTAACTCCGGCAGATATAGTGGCTATGCAGGGACCTTTTTCTAAGCAAATGAATATTGCAATGCTGCGCCATTACCAGGCTAACGTGCTGGTAACCAAAAACAGCGGTATAGTCGGTGGCTTACCTTCAAAAATTGAAGCCGCGCTGGAACTGCAGGTTCCGGTAATAATAGTTGACAGGCCCAGGCCGGTCTTAAGCGGGGCGATAAGTTCCGTGGATACCTTATTTCAGGAATTGGAGAAACATCTACAGAGCTAA
- the cobJ gene encoding precorrin-3B C(17)-methyltransferase, whose translation MVGLGPGSPEHMTGRARLAIAEAEVIVGYKTYIELINDLIDGQEVLSTGMTREVERCELAIARAVAGSKVAVVSSGDPGVYGMAGLILELLYRDDTHKEIELEIIPGVTSATASAALLGAPLMHDFTVISLSDLLTPWELIQKRLHAAGEGDFVVVLYNPSSRKRKEHIVTARLILLQYKPASTPVGIVRNAERDGEEIIITDLENMLKHPMDMFSTVVIGNKTTAKLGQYMVTPRGYNV comes from the coding sequence GTGGTCGGGCTCGGTCCCGGAAGCCCTGAACACATGACCGGGCGGGCCCGCCTGGCTATAGCTGAGGCGGAGGTAATAGTCGGCTATAAGACTTATATTGAACTGATCAATGATTTAATTGACGGTCAAGAGGTGCTCAGTACCGGCATGACCAGAGAAGTAGAAAGGTGTGAACTGGCTATTGCCAGGGCAGTTGCCGGCAGTAAAGTAGCCGTAGTTTCCAGTGGGGATCCGGGTGTTTATGGTATGGCCGGATTGATACTGGAACTCTTGTACAGAGATGATACTCATAAGGAAATCGAATTGGAGATTATACCGGGGGTAACTTCGGCAACGGCCTCGGCGGCTCTTTTAGGCGCCCCTTTAATGCATGATTTTACTGTAATAAGTTTGAGTGACCTGCTTACTCCTTGGGAATTAATACAAAAGCGATTACACGCAGCCGGTGAAGGGGATTTTGTAGTAGTTCTGTATAATCCGTCCAGCCGCAAGCGAAAGGAGCATATTGTAACTGCCAGGTTGATTCTCCTCCAATATAAGCCCGCATCGACGCCTGTTGGTATTGTACGCAATGCGGAAAGGGATGGTGAGGAAATCATAATTACAGATCTGGAAAATATGCTTAAGCATCCGATGGATATGTTTTCGACAGTTGTAATAGGCAATAAAACTACTGCCAAGCTGGGACAATATATGGTTACACCCAGGGGGTACAATGTATGA
- a CDS encoding precorrin-8X methylmutase: MITNPREIEKNSMQIIEDNVPELHKLPREHKEIIKRVIHTTGDLTFVNLVYIHPEAVASGLTALRAGRPIVTDINMLKTGINKNRLQELGITAYCYIAEPRVIEESKKTGLTRAMIAMKLAAAEAKDGIIAIGNAPTALFTLCDLIKSGAAKPSLVIGTPVGFVGAKESKDLLMQMDIPHIAVPGTKGGSTIAAAIVNALLYLA, encoded by the coding sequence GTGATCACCAATCCCCGTGAGATTGAAAAAAACAGCATGCAGATTATAGAGGATAACGTACCTGAACTACATAAGCTGCCCCGTGAACATAAGGAAATAATCAAGCGGGTTATTCATACAACAGGAGATTTAACATTTGTAAATTTAGTTTATATCCACCCTGAGGCTGTGGCAAGCGGTCTGACAGCACTTCGTGCGGGCCGGCCGATAGTTACTGATATAAATATGCTAAAGACAGGAATTAATAAAAATCGCTTGCAGGAACTGGGTATTACTGCTTATTGCTATATAGCCGAGCCAAGAGTAATTGAAGAATCTAAGAAAACCGGTTTAACCAGAGCCATGATTGCCATGAAGTTAGCTGCAGCAGAAGCCAAGGACGGCATAATCGCCATTGGCAATGCACCAACTGCGCTCTTTACTCTGTGTGATTTAATAAAGAGCGGTGCGGCAAAACCGTCACTGGTTATTGGTACACCGGTAGGTTTTGTAGGAGCTAAAGAATCCAAAGATTTGTTAATGCAGATGGATATACCTCATATTGCTGTTCCCGGCACCAAAGGGGGAAGTACTATAGCCGCTGCAATAGTTAACGCACTGCTCTATCTGGCTTAA
- a CDS encoding transglycosylase domain-containing protein has product MLKKISAILIILSLVFMSGCSVLKSLPEPEIPVASKIYDVNGQLITTVYRQNRNPVTMNEISPHVQDAIVAVEDSRFYRHHGLDFLGMLRALYRNLLAGGVVEGGSTITQQLAKNLYLGNERTFSRKLKEMVYAVQLERSFSKKEILQMYLNTIYFGQGAYGIEAASRYYFDTPAKDLDLAEGAMLAGIPRSPENYSPANDWDAAKKRQTVVLDRMAELNYISTEQAAAAKNEPLIPVKEKKWNQKAPYFIAEVVNYFKEHYPQNWEMIFTQGLSIYTTLDVKLQDSAEKAVQSNLAKSPPDLECALVALDPHNGYIKAMVGGRDFNRSQYNRVYARSQPGSAFKPFLYAAAIDAGYTAATTIKCEPTVYRLDTGENYIPKDYHGNYHYRPMTLKEALYISDNVVSVNLNNQIGPAVLASYAAKMGIDSPLRSYLSLVLGTSEVTPIEMARAYGPLANNGIKTKPFFILRVTDRYGRVLENNRPFQEQAIDPKSAYIVTDMLKSVLYPGGTAPQVAGIINRPAAGKTGTTEDLKDAWFVGYTPDIVAAVYTGYDDKNKKAGNTGGVIAAPIWADFIREGLKGQETNEFTVPDGIVFTDICPEDGLLAAPGDPRAIHAAFIKGTEPKTPCYSLLQDNLIQLPDNPEIRP; this is encoded by the coding sequence ATGTTGAAAAAGATCTCCGCAATCTTGATTATTTTATCACTTGTTTTTATGTCAGGCTGTAGTGTTTTAAAGTCTTTGCCGGAACCTGAAATTCCGGTTGCCTCAAAAATATATGATGTAAACGGCCAACTGATCACAACTGTTTACAGGCAAAACAGAAATCCTGTGACTATGAATGAAATATCCCCGCACGTGCAGGACGCAATAGTTGCTGTTGAGGACAGCAGATTTTATAGACATCATGGACTGGATTTTCTGGGTATGTTAAGAGCTTTGTATAGAAATCTCTTAGCAGGCGGTGTAGTGGAAGGCGGCAGTACCATTACACAACAGCTGGCTAAAAATTTGTATCTGGGTAATGAACGCACTTTTTCCCGAAAATTAAAAGAGATGGTCTATGCTGTTCAATTAGAGAGAAGCTTCAGTAAAAAAGAAATATTGCAGATGTATTTGAATACGATATATTTTGGCCAGGGTGCCTATGGGATAGAGGCAGCATCCAGGTACTACTTTGATACACCGGCCAAGGATTTAGATTTAGCGGAGGGCGCTATGCTGGCTGGTATACCTCGTTCACCTGAAAATTATTCACCTGCTAATGACTGGGATGCTGCTAAAAAAAGACAGACTGTTGTTCTGGATCGCATGGCGGAGTTAAATTATATCAGTACTGAGCAGGCTGCGGCAGCTAAGAATGAACCTTTGATACCTGTAAAAGAAAAAAAATGGAATCAAAAGGCTCCCTATTTTATTGCTGAGGTTGTTAATTATTTTAAAGAGCATTACCCGCAAAACTGGGAAATGATTTTTACCCAGGGCTTATCAATTTACACCACTCTGGATGTGAAACTGCAGGATTCAGCGGAAAAAGCTGTACAGTCTAATTTAGCTAAGTCGCCGCCGGATTTGGAATGCGCGCTGGTAGCACTCGACCCGCATAACGGTTATATCAAGGCTATGGTAGGGGGGCGCGATTTTAACCGTTCTCAGTACAACAGAGTTTATGCCCGCAGCCAGCCTGGCTCAGCCTTCAAGCCTTTTCTTTACGCAGCGGCTATTGATGCCGGCTATACGGCTGCGACAACCATTAAATGTGAACCTACGGTTTACAGGTTAGATACAGGCGAGAATTATATACCGAAAGATTATCACGGCAATTATCATTATCGTCCGATGACTCTCAAAGAAGCCCTTTATATTTCTGACAATGTGGTATCTGTAAATCTCAACAATCAGATTGGTCCGGCCGTTTTAGCCTCTTATGCCGCTAAAATGGGTATAGATAGTCCCTTGCGTTCATATCTATCTTTAGTGCTCGGCACTTCGGAGGTGACGCCTATAGAAATGGCCCGGGCCTATGGGCCGTTGGCCAACAACGGGATAAAAACCAAGCCGTTTTTTATCTTAAGAGTAACGGACAGGTATGGGCGGGTATTAGAAAACAATAGGCCTTTTCAGGAGCAGGCCATAGATCCGAAGAGCGCCTATATAGTTACCGATATGTTGAAATCAGTGCTTTATCCCGGTGGCACGGCCCCACAGGTGGCAGGTATAATTAACCGCCCGGCAGCCGGAAAAACGGGCACCACCGAAGATCTTAAGGATGCTTGGTTTGTTGGCTATACTCCTGACATAGTGGCAGCTGTTTATACCGGCTATGATGATAAAAATAAAAAAGCAGGCAATACAGGTGGAGTAATAGCAGCGCCTATATGGGCGGATTTTATCCGGGAAGGCCTGAAAGGCCAGGAAACCAATGAATTTACAGTCCCTGATGGAATAGTTTTTACGGATATTTGCCCGGAAGACGGTCTTTTAGCCGCACCCGGTGATCCGAGAGCTATTCACGCAGCTTTTATCAAGGGAACTGAACCGAAAACACCCTGCTATTCTTTATTGCAGGATAATTTAATACAATTACCTGATAATCCGGAGATCAGGCCGTAA